The sequence CAGTTCCGCCGGCGTCACGTCGGCGGCGAAGAACTGCTCCACGGCCGTGGGGATCTCGAAGGCCATCGTGAAATAGCTCTGCACCAGCTTGACCAGGAAGCGGTTGTACTGCCGGTCGCGATGGAAGGCCAGCGAGGCAGCCACGTCGCCGAACAGGTTGCCGGCGCTGACATCAAGGGCCAGCGAGAACTCCTCGTCGGTGCGCACCTCCTCCATCGTGAAGGTGAACCGCGCCGGGATGGTGTTCGAGGCCGTGGCGATGATGTCGTTCTGCGCCTGCAGGATGCTGCCGAGGGCGACTACGGGGATGTCGCGCGCCACCGCCGGCGATCCGTTGAGGATGGTCATCACCACGCGGCCGCCGCCGCGGCGTACGGGAATCGGGTCCGGTGTGGCCCGCCCGAGCGTGCTGCCCTGAAGCAGGTTGCCCGGGAAGATGATGTCGGCGTTGGGGTCGAACTGCGGGAACGAGCCCGGCGCCTCGACCACGTTGTAGCGCGTGGTCGTGCAGAAGAAGTCCTCGTTGCCGACCGTCTGGAGAACAGTGTTCTCGGAAACGATCTCGTTCTGTGGTGCGACGGTCTCGAACTCGCCGCCGGTCGCGATGACGGCGTCGAAGCCCGTGGCGTCAGGTGAGGCGGAGTCGCCGCCGCAGGCGATGCAGCCGACCACCAGGGCCAGCACCGTCGCCATCGTCAGGATGCGCTTGATCATGCCGTTTCCTCCTTCAGGTGACGGGGTGTTCACAGGGTCGGTTCCGCGGTGTCGACCACGACCTTGACCTCGGCGGCGATGCCGCCGGCACCGTTGTTGCCGTTGCTGTCGGGCCGGATGCCGCCCTGTCCGGGCTGGCCCAGGGCGATGGTGGTGTCGAGCGAGAGGTTGACCGTGCTCGACGACGACTGCAGCACGCCGAGGCTCGGTCCACCGCCGCCGCCGCCGCCATAGCCGCCCTTGCCACCGGTGCCGCCCTTGCCGCCGTCGCCGCCGCCGCCGACGTCGACCAGGCCGTTGTAGCCGTCGCCGCCGCTGCCACCGTTGCCGCCGCCGCCACCGTTGCCGCCCACGCCGCCGTAACCGCCGTTGCCGCCGTCGCCGGCCTGCAGTTCGCAGTCGATGATCTCGACCGCACTGTTCCGGCTGATCAGGACCGCGATCGAGGCGCCGCCGCCATAGCCGCCCAGGCCGCCCCTGCCGCCGACGCCGCCGCCGCCGCCGCCACCACCACCGCCGCCACAGGCGCTGATCGCGTTGCCGCCGCCGCCACCGCCACCGCCACCGCCGCCGCCCGGCGCACCGGTCGCGCCGGTATCACCGCGATTGCCGGCGTTGGCATAGGAGGCGGCCGTGAGCAGGCCGAAATCGATGCCGCCCGCGCCGTGGCCGCCCGGTCCTCCCGGTCCGCCGTCGGTGCCGCGGGAACCGGTGTTGTAGGTGCCGCCACCGCCGCCGCCGCCGCCGGCCGGTCCGTCACCGCCGCTGCCGTCGGCGCCGCCGTAGAAGCCGCCATTGCCGCCCCTGCCGCCGGCCCGGTCCGTGCCGCCGTTGGCGCCGCTGCCGCCCGCGCGCGCGGGGATGCAGCCGCCCTCGTCATCGCCCCCACTGCCGGTGTTGCCCGGGCCGCCGACCGTGCCGCCCGTGCCGTTGCTGCCGTTGCCGCCGCGGCCGGCGCTGATGCGGTTGTGGCTGAGCACGATGCCGGTCGCATTGTCCAGCCGCACGCCGATCGAGCTGGCGTTCGGCGCGGCGTCGGTCGCTGCGATCTCGAAGCCGTCGACGGTTACGTCGCTGACCTGGTTGCCGGACAACGGCAGGTCACTGCCCGTGATCAGGCTCACATGCACCGCCGGATCGCGCAGCCACGTGGCTGCGTCGTAGCCGCCGTGCAGGTCGACACCGTCGGCCAGCGTGAACCGTCCGCTCCAGGTGCCGGCGGCCACGTGCACCGTGCCGCCGCCGATCGCTGCAGCCGCGTCGATGGCCGCCTGCAGGTTGTTCGTGGGATTGCCGATGCGGCCCGAGTCCGAAGCACCGCCGTCGGCAGTCACGAAGAACGCACCGGTGGCATTATCGGTCACGACGACTGCGACCGTGTCCGGCGCGCTGGGCGAGCCGTTCTCGCTGACGACCAGCTCGAACAACAGCGTCGTGTTCTCGTCCGGCGCGACGAACGACGGCAGCACACCGGTCAGGTTGCCGACGTACGCACCTTCGACCTGCGACCAGGCGTAGGTCAGCGGGCCGCCGCCGAGCGGGGCGCTGCCGCGTCCGTCGAGTGTGGTTGGCGCACCCCGCGTGGCGACCACGTCGCCGCCCGCATTGGCTACTGGCTGGCCGGCGGTGCGGAAGCCGCCGTTCCATCCGCTCACCAGGTTGTTGCCGGCCAGGTCGCGCACGCCCACGCTGACCTGCACCACGACATCCGCGTCGGCCGGGAGCAATCCCGTGGGCGTGAACGTCGCCGTGCTGCCCGAGGCGCTGACCGAACCCGAGACACCCAGCACCGAGATGGTGGCGGGCGTGGCGCTGTCCGGGTCGATGGGTTCGGAGAATGTGACCACGATGGCCGCGCTCACCGGGACGCCGGTTTCCTGGTCGGCCGGGGCCACGGTGAGAACCGACGGCGGGGTCGTGTCCGGCTGGGTGCCGCCGCCGTTGGCGTTCTTGCCGCCGCAGCCGGCGGCCAGTAATGGGAGTGCTGCCGCTAGAAGGACCGCCGCCGCCATCGATCGTCTGTTCAAGCTGTTGTCAAAACGAAAGTTACAAAACATGAGAGGCTCCCTGGCCAGTGTCCGCGGTCCATCGCCCCACATACAGGACGAATTCCATCATCCATGACCAGATGCGGATTCAATGGCCGGAGCACGCAATGCTTTTGCGGGGTTTATTGTGAAAATGCTTATCAATCGCTAAATATGAAAGAACCCCTTCAACAGGCGGGAATTCTCCTGTATGCTGCGCCGTCCCCCACGCGAAGGGGACCAGGCCCGAACGTCAGCTGCCGGAGGACCTCTGCATGCGCTACCAGGACGTCCACGAGCTCTCGGTGTCGAACCCGCGCTTCTTCTGGCGCCAGAAGATGAACCTCATCAAGTGGTTCGAGGAGCCGCGGGAAATCCTCACGCGCGACAGCAGCGGCCTGTATCGCTGGTTCCAGGGCGGCGTGCTGAACACCTGCTACCTGGCGCTCGACTACCATGTCGACCACGGGCGCGGCCGGCAGATCGCGCTCTACTACGACTCGGCCTCGGCCCACCTCAAGCGCAGCTATACATATAGAGAGCTGCGCGACGAGGTCGCGAAGTTCGCCGGTGTGCTGAAGGCGCAGGGCGTGGAGAAGGGCGACCGCGTCATCATCTACATGCCGATGGTGCCGGAAGCGGTGATCTCGATGCTGGCCTGCGCGCGGCTGGGCGCGGTGCACTCGGTGGTGTTCGGCGGATTCGCGCCGCACGAGCTGGCGGTGCGCATCGACGATGCGCGGCCGAAGCTGCTGATCACGGCCAGCTGCGGGCTCGAGTTCACGCGCGTAGTGGAGTACAAACCGCTGGTCGATGCCGCGCTCGAAGAGGCGCAGTTCCCGCCGGCGAAGGTCATCGTCTTTCCGCGTCCGCACGCGCAGGCGACGATGATCGAAGGCCGCGACCTGGACTGGCACGACCTGATGCACCATGCGCAGCCCGCCGACTGCGTGCCCGTGCAGTCCACCGATCCCCTCTACATCCTCTACACCAGCGGCACCACCGGCAAGCCGAAGGGCGTGGTACGCGACAACGGCGGCCACGCCGTGGCGCTGAAGTACTCGATGAAGACCGTGTACAACACGAATCCGGGCGAGGTGTTCTGGGCGGCGTCGGACGTGGGTTGGGTGGTCGGGCACTCGTATATCGTGTACGGGCCGCTGATCAACGGCTGCACGACGGTGCTCTTCGAGGGCAAGCCGGTGCGCACGCCGGACGCGGGCGCGTTCTGGCGCGTGATCCAGGACTACGGCGTGAGCGCCTTCTTCACGGCGCCGACCGCGTTCCGCGCCATCAAGAAGGAAGACCCCGACGCGCACCTGCGGCGGCAGTACGACATCTCCACATTGCGCACGCTGTACCTGGCCGGCGAGCGGCTCGACCCGCCCACGCACGAGTGGCTCAATCAGGTACTCGATGTGCCCATCGTCGACCACTGGTGGCAGACCGAGACGGGCTGGCCCATCGTCGCCAACCCGATGGGCCTGGACCCGCACCGGGTGAAGGTGGGCTCGGCCACGTTCGCGGTGCCGGGATTCAAGGTCGAGGTGCTCGACGACGCGGGCGTGCCCGTGGCGCCGAACGAGACCGGGAACATCTGCCTGAAGCTGCCGCTGCCGCCCGGTTGCCTGCCCACGCTGTGGAACGATGAAGAGGGCTTCCGCAACAGCTACCTGAAGTCGTTCGAGGGCTACTACCACACCGCCGACGGCGGCTACCTCGACGAGGACGGCTACCTGTTCGTGATGGGCCGCACCGACGACGTGATAAACGTCGCGGGGCATCGCCTGTCGACGGGCGAGATGGAGGAGATCATCGGCGCGCACGCGGCGGTGGCCGAGTGTGCGGTCGTGGGCATCGACGACGAGTTGAAGGGCCAGGTGCCGATCGGCCTGGTGGTGCTGAAGGACGGCGTGGCGGCCACCGAGTCCGTGGTCGAGGAGGAACTGGTCACACTGATCCGCTCGGAGATCGGCGCCGTGGCCGCCTTCCGCAAGGCCATCGTGGTGCCGCGGCTGCCCAAGACGCGCTCGGGCAAGATCCTGCGCAAGACCATCCGGCGGCTGGCGGTCGAGGAGCAGATCGTCACGCCGCCCACGATCGACGACCCGGCGATCATCGCCGAGATCCGCGCCGCGCTGCGCAAGCATCGCGTGGGGCAGTACGCGCGGCTGCCGCTGGGGGATGAGGACGCCGAAGGCATGTAGGGAAACATGAGACCGGATTGACAGCGGACCTTTGGAAATGGTACTACCGAGGTCCGCAATATGCCGGACGACATGCACGACTGACCGCGACAGGTTCGAGCTTTACCCTGACCGTGGAGGCCGGAATGAGCAAAGCCAAGGATTACTGGAAGGCGAACCTGAGGCTGGTGGCGATGTGCATCGCCATCTGGTTCGTGGTGTCGTTCGTGTTCGGCATCCTGCTTGCCGAGCAACTCAACTCCGTCCGCCTGGGCGGCTACAAGCTGGGCTTCTGGTTCGCCCAGCAGGGCTCCATGTACATCTTCGTGGCGTTGATCTTCTTCTACGCGCACCGCATGAACATCCTCGACCGCAAGTTCGGCGTGCGTGAGGACTGACGCGAGCTGATCGTCGCCCGGCCGCGCCGCGGCCGGGACTGAGCGCCAGAAAGTAAAGGAGCCTGAGACATGGACCTGAAGACGACGACCTTCATCGTGGTCGGCCTCTCGTTCGCGGTGTACCTGTACATCGCGGCGCGCACGCGCGCCAAGTCGACCAAGGAATTCTACGTCGCCGGCGGCGGCGTGCATCCCATCCTCAACGGCATGGCCACCGGCGCGGACTGGATGTCTGCCGCGTCGTTCATCTCGATGGCCGGCATCATCTCGTTCAGCGGTTTCGGCGCCTCGGCCTACCTGATGGGCTGGACGGGCGGCTACGTGCTGCTGGCGATGCTGCTGGCCCCGTACCTGCGCAAGTACGGCAAGTTCACGGTGCCGGAGTTCATCGGCGACCGCTTCTACTCCAAGACGGCGCGCGGCGTGGCCGTCCTCTGCCTGATCGTGGCCTCGCTGACCTACGTGATCGGCCAGATGAAGGGCGTGGGCGTCGCCTTCTCGCGCTTCCTGGAAGTGCCCTACAACACGGGTGTGTACGTGGGCATGGGCATCGTGTTCGTCTATGCGGTGCTCGGCGGCATGAAGGGCATCACTTACACGCAGATCGCCCAGTACATCGTGCTCATCTTCGCCTACACGGTGCCCGCCATCTTCATCTCCATGCAGCTGACCGGCAACCCGATCCCGCAGTTGGGGCTGGGCGGTTCGCTGGCGGACGGCAGCGGCTACCTGCTCGACAAGCTCGACCTGATCTGCAAGGACCTGGGCTTTGCCCAGTACACGACACAACGCGGGTCACTCATCAACATGTTCCTGTTGACGATGACGCTGATGATCGGCACGGCGGGCCTGCCGCACGTGATCACGCGCTTCTTCACGGTGCCGAGGGTGCGCGACGCGCGTTCGTCGGCCGGCTGGGCGCTTGTCTTCATCGCCATCCTCTACACCACGGCCCCGGCCGTGGCGGCGATGGCGCGCATCAACCTGATGCACACCATCCAGACCGGTCCGGTGGGCGCCGCCGACGCCAACCTGGAGTACGCAAAGGCCCCGAGCTGGTTCAAGAACTGGGAAAAGACGGGTCTGCTGAAGTTCGACGACAAGAACAAGGACGGCCGCATCCAGTACTACGGCAAGGGCCTGGACGCCAAGGCCGCGGAGTTCGGCTGGCAGGGCAACGAGCTGGTCAAGGTCGACAACGACATCATGGTGCTGGCCAACCCCGAGATCGCCCGGCTGCCGAACTGGGTCATCGCCCTGGTGGCGGCCGGCGGCATCGCGGCGGCCCTCTCGACGGCGGCCGGCCTGCTGCTGGCCATGTCGTCGGCCGTGTCGCATGACCTGCTGAAGGGCATGTTCATGCCGAACATCACCGAGAAGAGCGAGCTGATGGCCGGACGCATCGCGATGGCCGGCGCCATCCTCGTGGCGGGGTTCCTGGGGCTGAATCCGCCTGGATTTGCCGCGCAGGTGGTGGCCCTGGCGTTCGGGTTGGCGGCCTCGTCCATCTTCCCGGCCATCATGATGGGCATCTTCAACAAGCGCATGAACAAGCAGGGCGCGATCGCCGGCATGCTGGTCGGCCTGGTCGCCACGCTGGTCTACATCTTCTGGTTCAAGGGCTGGTTCTTCATCAAGGGCACGAACATGGCGCCCGATGACGCGAAGCACTGGCTGTTCGGCATCTCGCCGGGCTCGTTCGGGGCCGTGGCGGCCTTGCTGAACTTCTTCGTGGCCTGGGTCGTGTCGAAGATGACGCCGCCGCCGCCCGACCACATCCAGCACCTGGTCGAGGACATCCGCGTGCCGCAGGGCGCGAAGGGGGCGATGGGCGGGCACTAGGCCTGCTTGCGCTGACCCGTCGGGTTGAATGCGAACCGCCGGTCACTTTGTGGTGACCGGCGGTTCTTTCATGTCTTGTACGGAGATCTCTCTTCGCACTCTTTCTGCGCTGGTTGGTTGACCTATCAACCTGCGCACACCCCCTGCCGGGTTGTTGCGTCGTCGCGCCCATCAACCTACGCCGCCGGCGCCTTCCGCTTCCTCTCCCACTCGTCCCGGCTGCGCCGGTAGTCCAGGAACAGCAGCACGCTGTGGATGTTGTCGGTGTTCGCGTCCAGGTAGGCGTTGAAAACTCGTCCAGCCCGCAGTCGCGCATGCGCAGTTCCTCGGCCGTGCGCAGCACCACGTGCAGCCGCAGGCGGTTCTCCCTCCTCGAACGCCGACCACCACTTGCGCGCGGTCAGCATCGACTTGCCGAACTTCAGCGACTTCTTCACCGCATCGAGGCGCTTGCGGATCTGCTGCGGCGTCAGGTCGCGGGCGTCCGTGAACGTGAAGGCCTCGCTGCCGCTGCTGCCCGTTGCCTCCTGCGGCGATGACTCCGGCACCGCCAGCGCCACCGCGCGCAGGTCTTCGGCCACGGTCCGACAGGCCGGTTGCGCGGCATCGCCGGGCACCCCGGGGCGCCCGGCGCGGACGCCCGGCCGCCGCACCGCGCGGGGGCGCGAACGCGAACGCTGGAAGTCCACGCTCTTGCCGCCGCGCACCGAGGCCGCCGTGACCGTCACGCGGGTGACGCCCTCGGCCGCCAGCTCGGGCAGCCGGTAGTCGACCTCGGCCAGGCTGCGCAGCACGGCGCGGTTCAGCCCGCGCGCGCCGGTGCCCAGGGCGCAGGCTTCCTCGGCCACGGCGCGCAGGGCGCCCGACGTGAAGTCGAGGTCGATGCCGTGCACCTCGAACAGCCGGCGCTGCCGCGGCAGCGCCGATTCCTCGGCGGTCTCGAGCACGGAGACCAGGTCGTCGACGGTCAGGGCCCGCGTGGCCGAGATGGTGGCAAAGCGCCCGATCAGCTCGGGGATGAACCCGAACCGCACCAGGTCCTCGGTGTCGGGCAGATCGTCGGGCCTGAGCGCGTCGGACTGCAGCGGCGCGGGCCGCGGCCGTCCGCCGCCGCCCGTCACCGGGTTCGCGGAACCGAAGCCGATCCCCGCTTCGCCCCGCCGGCGGCGGCGGGCCTGTTCATCCAGCCCGACAAAGGCGCCCGCGCAGACGAAGAGAATGGACGACGTGTCCACCTCGCCCATCACGAAGTCCGACGAGCCGCCGCTCGACACCTGCACCACCCGCCCGTCGAGCACCGAGAGCAGCGCCTGTTGCACGCCCTCGCCGCTCACGTCGGGCCCCGAGGTGCGGCCGTGCGAGGCGATCTTGTCCACTTCGTCGATGAGGATGACGCCGCGTTCGGTGGCGCGCCGGTCGCGGTTGGTGGACTGGTACAGCGTGCCGATCGCGTTTTCGATGCGCGTGCCGACATAGCCGGTCTGCACCAGCGAGGTGGCCGCGATGAACGTCCAGGGCACGCCCAGGAATTCGGCGATCAGGCGGATGAGGTACGTCTTGCCCGAGCCCGTGGGGCCCATGAGCAGGATGTGCTGCTTGCCGAACGGCGCACCCGCCTGGCTGCGCGTCGGCGCCGCGGCGGCCGCGACGGGATGGTGGTCGTGATAGCCGATGCCGAGGTAGTGGTTGTAGAACGCGACGGCGAGGTCGCGCTTGGCAAGTTCCTGTCCGAAGACGAAGAGATCGAGATGGGCAACGATTTCACGAGGGGTCGGAAGCTGGCGCTGGGTGAGGTTTGTCATATGGGGATCCTCCTGCATGTGCCGACCGGGACGCGATTCTCCTGATGGTCCCGTGCGCAGGAAGTCTAGCCGATCGCGCGGCGCGTGTGGGGCGCGTCATCGCGCGTGAACGCTGAATCCGGTGGATAAGGCTGGGGATGTATACCGTATGGAGAATATGCGGGATGCATCGCAACAGCATTGTCGTCGCACTGGAAAGCGCGGACCCGAGTTGCCCCGGGTCCGCGTTCACGCTTCATCGTGCATCGCTGTCGGCACTTGCAGCCCTAGTGCAGCGTGATCTCGACTTCCGCGCCATCGCTGTCGTCGATCGTCACCCAGTT is a genomic window of bacterium containing:
- a CDS encoding propionyl-CoA synthetase; this encodes MRYQDVHELSVSNPRFFWRQKMNLIKWFEEPREILTRDSSGLYRWFQGGVLNTCYLALDYHVDHGRGRQIALYYDSASAHLKRSYTYRELRDEVAKFAGVLKAQGVEKGDRVIIYMPMVPEAVISMLACARLGAVHSVVFGGFAPHELAVRIDDARPKLLITASCGLEFTRVVEYKPLVDAALEEAQFPPAKVIVFPRPHAQATMIEGRDLDWHDLMHHAQPADCVPVQSTDPLYILYTSGTTGKPKGVVRDNGGHAVALKYSMKTVYNTNPGEVFWAASDVGWVVGHSYIVYGPLINGCTTVLFEGKPVRTPDAGAFWRVIQDYGVSAFFTAPTAFRAIKKEDPDAHLRRQYDISTLRTLYLAGERLDPPTHEWLNQVLDVPIVDHWWQTETGWPIVANPMGLDPHRVKVGSATFAVPGFKVEVLDDAGVPVAPNETGNICLKLPLPPGCLPTLWNDEEGFRNSYLKSFEGYYHTADGGYLDEDGYLFVMGRTDDVINVAGHRLSTGEMEEIIGAHAAVAECAVVGIDDELKGQVPIGLVVLKDGVAATESVVEEELVTLIRSEIGAVAAFRKAIVVPRLPKTRSGKILRKTIRRLAVEEQIVTPPTIDDPAIIAEIRAALRKHRVGQYARLPLGDEDAEGM
- a CDS encoding AAA family ATPase, with the translated sequence MTNLTQRQLPTPREIVAHLDLFVFGQELAKRDLAVAFYNHYLGIGYHDHHPVAAAAAPTRSQAGAPFGKQHILLMGPTGSGKTYLIRLIAEFLGVPWTFIAATSLVQTGYVGTRIENAIGTLYQSTNRDRRATERGVILIDEVDKIASHGRTSGPDVSGEGVQQALLSVLDGRVVQVSSGGSSDFVMGEVDTSSILFVCAGAFVGLDEQARRRRRGEAGIGFGSANPVTGGGGRPRPAPLQSDALRPDDLPDTEDLVRFGFIPELIGRFATISATRALTVDDLVSVLETAEESALPRQRRLFEVHGIDLDFTSGALRAVAEEACALGTGARGLNRAVLRSLAEVDYRLPELAAEGVTRVTVTAASVRGGKSVDFQRSRSRPRAVRRPGVRAGRPGVPGDAAQPACRTVAEDLRAVALAVPESSPQEATGSSGSEAFTFTDARDLTPQQIRKRLDAVKKSLKFGKSMLTARKWWSAFEEGEPPAAARGAAHGRGTAHARLRAGRVFNAYLDANTDNIHSVLLFLDYRRSRDEWERKRKAPAA
- a CDS encoding Ig-like domain-containing protein, with the protein product MNRRSMAAAVLLAAALPLLAAGCGGKNANGGGTQPDTTPPSVLTVAPADQETGVPVSAAIVVTFSEPIDPDSATPATISVLGVSGSVSASGSTATFTPTGLLPADADVVVQVSVGVRDLAGNNLVSGWNGGFRTAGQPVANAGGDVVATRGAPTTLDGRGSAPLGGGPLTYAWSQVEGAYVGNLTGVLPSFVAPDENTTLLFELVVSENGSPSAPDTVAVVVTDNATGAFFVTADGGASDSGRIGNPTNNLQAAIDAAAAIGGGTVHVAAGTWSGRFTLADGVDLHGGYDAATWLRDPAVHVSLITGSDLPLSGNQVSDVTVDGFEIAATDAAPNASSIGVRLDNATGIVLSHNRISAGRGGNGSNGTGGTVGGPGNTGSGGDDEGGCIPARAGGSGANGGTDRAGGRGGNGGFYGGADGSGGDGPAGGGGGGGGTYNTGSRGTDGGPGGPGGHGAGGIDFGLLTAASYANAGNRGDTGATGAPGGGGGGGGGGGGNAISACGGGGGGGGGGGVGGRGGLGGYGGGASIAVLISRNSAVEIIDCELQAGDGGNGGYGGVGGNGGGGGNGGSGGDGYNGLVDVGGGGDGGKGGTGGKGGYGGGGGGGPSLGVLQSSSSTVNLSLDTTIALGQPGQGGIRPDSNGNNGAGGIAAEVKVVVDTAEPTL
- a CDS encoding DUF4212 domain-containing protein yields the protein MSKAKDYWKANLRLVAMCIAIWFVVSFVFGILLAEQLNSVRLGGYKLGFWFAQQGSMYIFVALIFFYAHRMNILDRKFGVRED
- a CDS encoding cation acetate symporter, with protein sequence MDLKTTTFIVVGLSFAVYLYIAARTRAKSTKEFYVAGGGVHPILNGMATGADWMSAASFISMAGIISFSGFGASAYLMGWTGGYVLLAMLLAPYLRKYGKFTVPEFIGDRFYSKTARGVAVLCLIVASLTYVIGQMKGVGVAFSRFLEVPYNTGVYVGMGIVFVYAVLGGMKGITYTQIAQYIVLIFAYTVPAIFISMQLTGNPIPQLGLGGSLADGSGYLLDKLDLICKDLGFAQYTTQRGSLINMFLLTMTLMIGTAGLPHVITRFFTVPRVRDARSSAGWALVFIAILYTTAPAVAAMARINLMHTIQTGPVGAADANLEYAKAPSWFKNWEKTGLLKFDDKNKDGRIQYYGKGLDAKAAEFGWQGNELVKVDNDIMVLANPEIARLPNWVIALVAAGGIAAALSTAAGLLLAMSSAVSHDLLKGMFMPNITEKSELMAGRIAMAGAILVAGFLGLNPPGFAAQVVALAFGLAASSIFPAIMMGIFNKRMNKQGAIAGMLVGLVATLVYIFWFKGWFFIKGTNMAPDDAKHWLFGISPGSFGAVAALLNFFVAWVVSKMTPPPPDHIQHLVEDIRVPQGAKGAMGGH